TATAAAACCATTTTCAAGCCAGATGATACGCTTTAGGCCAAATAAATTTTTAAGCTTCTCCTCGATCTGCTCTTTGCTAAGAGAGGAATTCCTGTTTTCATTTAGCAGGCATTTTGAGGTGGTTAAAAGCACGCCATCGCCGTTAAACTCGATGCTGCCACCCTCTAGTATCATATCGACTGGCTCAAGCTTAGTTTTGTAAATTTTAGCTAGCTCTAAATTTAGGGCATCATCTTTTGAGCTCTTAAATTTACCGCCCCAAGCGTTAAATTTAAAGTCGTAACTCTTTACGCCGTCTTCAGCACAAACATCGATCATGCCGTAGTCTCTGATCCAAGTATCGTCAGTCTCAAGCTTAACAAACTCTACATTTTTAAATTTCTTAAACCTAGCAAAATTTGCCTCATCTGGGCAGATGAGCACTACCTTTTCAAAGGGCGTAATAGCAGCCACAAGCTCCTCATAGCTCGCCAAAATCTCCTCTAAATAGGGCTCCCAGTCGCTCTTACTATGTGGCAGTGATAAAAACAAAAGCTCCTGCTCTTCCCACTCTGCGTAAGCTCTCACGCTCTCTCCTTATAAATTTTATAAATTCCATAAATCGTAATGATTATCCAAAAGACCTCTATCAAAAATGAGCCGAGGTTAAAGTGCACAAAAAGCGAGATGATGAGCAGTACTGCGCCTACCAAATTTATTATCTGATAGGCTAGATCGCGGCTATTTAGGCGGCCGATCTGAAGTAAAAAGTAGCCCATCACGATGCAAATCATCCCTAAAAAGCCGATGATCTGAAAAAGATCGATCAAATTTTATCCTTTTTGTAAGCTTAAATTTAAAGCAAGATCATATCTAATTAGTTTTAAATTTATGATTATAAGATAAAATAACTCCATTTTTCAGATTGGATTAAAGTTTATGGATTTTGAGTTTATTGAGAAATTTTATCCGCTTTATGTTAAGGCCGGAGTGCTTACCTGTGAGATTGCCTTTTTAGGGATCGTTTTTTCTATTTTGATCGGTATTGTTTGTATGGCTGTAAAATTTTACAAGCTAAAATTTCTATCAAAAGTGATTGACAGCTACGTCGAGCTCTCAAGAAATACGCCACTTCTTATACAGCTTTTCTTTTT
The DNA window shown above is from Campylobacter concisus and carries:
- a CDS encoding agmatine deiminase family protein encodes the protein MRAYAEWEEQELLFLSLPHSKSDWEPYLEEILASYEELVAAITPFEKVVLICPDEANFARFKKFKNVEFVKLETDDTWIRDYGMIDVCAEDGVKSYDFKFNAWGGKFKSSKDDALNLELAKIYKTKLEPVDMILEGGSIEFNGDGVLLTTSKCLLNENRNSSLSKEQIEEKLKNLFGLKRIIWLENGFIKGDDTDSHIDTLARFITPDTIAYASCEDESDEHFDELKRMEDELKKTGFKLLAMPLPKPKFYEGKRLGCTYANFIFINGALIVPTYNDENDEKVLNLLAKALPDRKIIGVNSLVFVRQNGSLHCSSQNRYKRA
- a CDS encoding CBU_0592 family membrane protein; the protein is MIDLFQIIGFLGMICIVMGYFLLQIGRLNSRDLAYQIINLVGAVLLIISLFVHFNLGSFLIEVFWIIITIYGIYKIYKERA